A part of Cotesia glomerata isolate CgM1 linkage group LG4, MPM_Cglom_v2.3, whole genome shotgun sequence genomic DNA contains:
- the LOC123262591 gene encoding interference hedgehog-like isoform X1, protein MCWTPRRQEASSRNTKRIKMGQLTFEVIGIFTIFLLSLDFNVSAYRQESGMWFTWHPQPLEAPLYDEVDFECSLNLEADKFAWRHRALNSKHWGPLIPMPNSGGKTSKFVVNFDNESKAGDYRCIAFYGTSGLASEPGRLKLAKIDKFTDKDDIEIRVPVGNTVPITCPVPFSSPEAIVQFYKNKILLKNVNLIGDKTMIIENAQLSDSGNYDCTAENYIVTENYRSNYQTKLQVYTEKKNINPFFIKQPQTEYKVLKNSNVTLECFGAGYPVPKLSWSRLAGSLPQSFQYKPSGLSITNVQPSDRGEYHCVWANDNYNIKTSIILEVVEPPRVVKGPKTSTFSEGGYLELFCNVTGVPEPTIEWLINGETLESSSTIEIRGPKLIIDPVEKRHAGIIQCVASNEYGSHSGYNFSKVNPKQHMSGSNMNSHQGSHGASGNVHKHNKGGSRRKNKENHRKGTELVPPNPPEVTRLSDVSVMVRWTVPEETGLPIQFFKVQYRELGPKANSKQSKWSTANMEIPNHIRSFEVTDLVPERTYRFRIAAVYSNNDNQPSENSERFYLNRMSGFETHKMPIPLLTNTEALGPDRVLLIWQNPEKIVDIDGFYVYHRASTSAGDYIKTTVEGKNSTNITISHLQPDTNYEFKIQSFSVDAASEFSKIIRQKTLKAAPEQPPIQQILPDGGPQSTRNRHNGTLYAIIGGTLGGVILLGALSAIVVIYKKSRIKQNRESSQNEGKSIANGLVMNGSVTDSKINITSNPLAVLDTSDSTIQPKNGQQLSMEMTSFTNGQVNNIINGNDGSLTSSAGFNGSKADITQSSMD, encoded by the exons ATGTGTTGGACGCCAAGACGCCAAGAAGCATCGTCGCGAAATACAA aacgTATCAAGATGGGACAATTAACATTCGAAGTTATTGGTATTTTCACAATATTTCTACTATCCTTGGATTTCAATGTATCcg CTTATCGACAAGAATCTGGAATGTGGTTTACTTGGCACCCTCAGCCTTTAGAAGCTCCTCTCTATGACGAAGTAGACTTTGAATGCAGTTTAAACTTAGAAGCTGATAAATTTGCTTGGCGTCATCGTGCGCTGAATTCCAAACATTGGGGTCCTCTTATACCAATGCCTAATAGCGGAGgtaaaacttcaaaatttgtCGTAAACTTTGATAATGAATCTAAAGCTGGAGATTACAGATGTATTGCATTTTACG GCACAAGTGGTCTTGCATCTGAACCAGGTAGATTAAAACTTGCAAAGATTGATAAATTTACTGACAAGGATGATATTGAAATACGGGTTCCAGTTGGAAACACTGTTCCAATAACATGTCCGGTACCATTTTCGTCACCGGAAGCAATTGttcagttttataaaaataaaattttattaaaaaatgtgaatcTTATTGGTGATAAAACTATGATTATTGAAAATGCTCAGCTTTCAGATTCCGGAAATTATGATTGTACTGctgaaaattatattgttaCGGAAAACTACCGAAGCAATTATCAAACAAAATTACAagtttacacagaaaaaaagaatattaatCCGTTCTTTATTAAACAGCCACAAACAGAatataaagtattaaaaaacagtaatgTAACCTTAGAATGTTTTGGTGCGGGTTATCCTGTACCAAAATTATCATGGTCAAGACTCGCAGGATCTTTACCTCAGTCTTTTCAATACAAACCTTCAGGATTAAGTATTACAAATGTACAGCCTTCAGATAGAGGAGAGTATCATTGCGTTTGggcaaatgataattataatataaaaacttcGATAATTTTAGAAGTTGTTGAACCTCCAAGAGTTGTTAAAGGACCTAAAACGTCAACATTTTCTGAAGGTGGATATCTCGAGTTATTTTGCAATGTAACTGGTGTACCTGAACCGACAATTGAGTGGTTAATTAATGGCGAAACACTTGAATCAAGTTCCACAATAGAAATTAGAGGTCCCAAACTAATTATAGATCCAGTAGAAAAAAGACACGCAGGAATTATTCAATGCGTAGCTAGTAATGAGTATGGTTCTCATTCAGgatacaatttttcaaaagtaaatCCTAAACAGCACATGAGTGGTAGTAACATGAATTCACATCAAGGATCACACGGAGCTTCGGGTAATGTTCATAAACACAATAAAGGTGGTAGTAGaagaaaaaacaaagaaaatcATCGTAAAGGAACTGAACTAGTTCCGCCAAACCCACCAGAAGTCACACGTCTCTCAGATGTTTCCGTAATGGTTCGGTGGACTGTACCTGAAGAAACCGGTCTTCCTATTCAATTCTTCAAGGTTCAATATCGAGAACTTGGACCGAAAGCAAATAGCAAGCAATCCAAGTGGAGCACTGCTAATATGGAAATTCCAAATCATATTAGATCATTTGAAGTGACAGACTTAGTACCAGAACGTACCTATCGATTTAGAATTGCTGCTGTATATTctaataatgataatcaaCCTAGTGAGAATTCGGaacgattttatttaaatcgtaTGTCAGGTTTCGAAACACATAAAATGCCCATTCCATTATTAACAAATACAGAAGCACTTGGACCAGACCGTGTACTTCTAATTTGGCAGAATCCTGAAAAAATAGTTGATATCGATGGCTTTTATGTTTATCATCGCGCTTCAACATCAGCTGGAGACTATATTAAAACTACTGTTGAAGGAAAAAATTCAACTAATATTACGATTTCTCATTTACAACCAGACAcaaattatgaatttaaaatacaaagtTTTTCTGTTGACGCTGCTTccgaattttcaaaaataattcgtCAAAAAACATTAAAAGCAGCTCCGGAACAACCTCCAATACAACAAATTTTACCCGATGGCGGACCACAAAGTACTAGAAACAGGCATAATGGTACTTTGTATGCAATTATCGGCGGTACATTAGGAGGAGTTATTCTTTTGGGTGCCTTGAGTGCAATTGtagtaatttacaaaaaaagtcgAATCAAACAAAATCGTGAATCTTCACAAAATGaag GCAAATCTATAGCGAATGGTTTAGTTATGAACGGTAGTGTGACAGATTCTAAGATAAACATCACATCGAATCCTCTTGCTGTTCTTGACACCTCGGATAGTACAATTCAACCGAAG AACGGACAACAACTGTCAATGGAAATGACATCATTTACAAATGGCCAGGTCAACAACATTATCAATGGAAACGATGGTTCCCTTACAAGTTCTGCTGGATTCAACGGATCCAAAGCCGATATCACACAATCATCGATGGATTGA
- the LOC123262591 gene encoding interference hedgehog-like isoform X2, with translation MERIKMGQLTFEVIGIFTIFLLSLDFNVSAYRQESGMWFTWHPQPLEAPLYDEVDFECSLNLEADKFAWRHRALNSKHWGPLIPMPNSGGKTSKFVVNFDNESKAGDYRCIAFYGTSGLASEPGRLKLAKIDKFTDKDDIEIRVPVGNTVPITCPVPFSSPEAIVQFYKNKILLKNVNLIGDKTMIIENAQLSDSGNYDCTAENYIVTENYRSNYQTKLQVYTEKKNINPFFIKQPQTEYKVLKNSNVTLECFGAGYPVPKLSWSRLAGSLPQSFQYKPSGLSITNVQPSDRGEYHCVWANDNYNIKTSIILEVVEPPRVVKGPKTSTFSEGGYLELFCNVTGVPEPTIEWLINGETLESSSTIEIRGPKLIIDPVEKRHAGIIQCVASNEYGSHSGYNFSKVNPKQHMSGSNMNSHQGSHGASGNVHKHNKGGSRRKNKENHRKGTELVPPNPPEVTRLSDVSVMVRWTVPEETGLPIQFFKVQYRELGPKANSKQSKWSTANMEIPNHIRSFEVTDLVPERTYRFRIAAVYSNNDNQPSENSERFYLNRMSGFETHKMPIPLLTNTEALGPDRVLLIWQNPEKIVDIDGFYVYHRASTSAGDYIKTTVEGKNSTNITISHLQPDTNYEFKIQSFSVDAASEFSKIIRQKTLKAAPEQPPIQQILPDGGPQSTRNRHNGTLYAIIGGTLGGVILLGALSAIVVIYKKSRIKQNRESSQNEGKSIANGLVMNGSVTDSKINITSNPLAVLDTSDSTIQPKNGQQLSMEMTSFTNGQVNNIINGNDGSLTSSAGFNGSKADITQSSMD, from the exons ATGG aacgTATCAAGATGGGACAATTAACATTCGAAGTTATTGGTATTTTCACAATATTTCTACTATCCTTGGATTTCAATGTATCcg CTTATCGACAAGAATCTGGAATGTGGTTTACTTGGCACCCTCAGCCTTTAGAAGCTCCTCTCTATGACGAAGTAGACTTTGAATGCAGTTTAAACTTAGAAGCTGATAAATTTGCTTGGCGTCATCGTGCGCTGAATTCCAAACATTGGGGTCCTCTTATACCAATGCCTAATAGCGGAGgtaaaacttcaaaatttgtCGTAAACTTTGATAATGAATCTAAAGCTGGAGATTACAGATGTATTGCATTTTACG GCACAAGTGGTCTTGCATCTGAACCAGGTAGATTAAAACTTGCAAAGATTGATAAATTTACTGACAAGGATGATATTGAAATACGGGTTCCAGTTGGAAACACTGTTCCAATAACATGTCCGGTACCATTTTCGTCACCGGAAGCAATTGttcagttttataaaaataaaattttattaaaaaatgtgaatcTTATTGGTGATAAAACTATGATTATTGAAAATGCTCAGCTTTCAGATTCCGGAAATTATGATTGTACTGctgaaaattatattgttaCGGAAAACTACCGAAGCAATTATCAAACAAAATTACAagtttacacagaaaaaaagaatattaatCCGTTCTTTATTAAACAGCCACAAACAGAatataaagtattaaaaaacagtaatgTAACCTTAGAATGTTTTGGTGCGGGTTATCCTGTACCAAAATTATCATGGTCAAGACTCGCAGGATCTTTACCTCAGTCTTTTCAATACAAACCTTCAGGATTAAGTATTACAAATGTACAGCCTTCAGATAGAGGAGAGTATCATTGCGTTTGggcaaatgataattataatataaaaacttcGATAATTTTAGAAGTTGTTGAACCTCCAAGAGTTGTTAAAGGACCTAAAACGTCAACATTTTCTGAAGGTGGATATCTCGAGTTATTTTGCAATGTAACTGGTGTACCTGAACCGACAATTGAGTGGTTAATTAATGGCGAAACACTTGAATCAAGTTCCACAATAGAAATTAGAGGTCCCAAACTAATTATAGATCCAGTAGAAAAAAGACACGCAGGAATTATTCAATGCGTAGCTAGTAATGAGTATGGTTCTCATTCAGgatacaatttttcaaaagtaaatCCTAAACAGCACATGAGTGGTAGTAACATGAATTCACATCAAGGATCACACGGAGCTTCGGGTAATGTTCATAAACACAATAAAGGTGGTAGTAGaagaaaaaacaaagaaaatcATCGTAAAGGAACTGAACTAGTTCCGCCAAACCCACCAGAAGTCACACGTCTCTCAGATGTTTCCGTAATGGTTCGGTGGACTGTACCTGAAGAAACCGGTCTTCCTATTCAATTCTTCAAGGTTCAATATCGAGAACTTGGACCGAAAGCAAATAGCAAGCAATCCAAGTGGAGCACTGCTAATATGGAAATTCCAAATCATATTAGATCATTTGAAGTGACAGACTTAGTACCAGAACGTACCTATCGATTTAGAATTGCTGCTGTATATTctaataatgataatcaaCCTAGTGAGAATTCGGaacgattttatttaaatcgtaTGTCAGGTTTCGAAACACATAAAATGCCCATTCCATTATTAACAAATACAGAAGCACTTGGACCAGACCGTGTACTTCTAATTTGGCAGAATCCTGAAAAAATAGTTGATATCGATGGCTTTTATGTTTATCATCGCGCTTCAACATCAGCTGGAGACTATATTAAAACTACTGTTGAAGGAAAAAATTCAACTAATATTACGATTTCTCATTTACAACCAGACAcaaattatgaatttaaaatacaaagtTTTTCTGTTGACGCTGCTTccgaattttcaaaaataattcgtCAAAAAACATTAAAAGCAGCTCCGGAACAACCTCCAATACAACAAATTTTACCCGATGGCGGACCACAAAGTACTAGAAACAGGCATAATGGTACTTTGTATGCAATTATCGGCGGTACATTAGGAGGAGTTATTCTTTTGGGTGCCTTGAGTGCAATTGtagtaatttacaaaaaaagtcgAATCAAACAAAATCGTGAATCTTCACAAAATGaag GCAAATCTATAGCGAATGGTTTAGTTATGAACGGTAGTGTGACAGATTCTAAGATAAACATCACATCGAATCCTCTTGCTGTTCTTGACACCTCGGATAGTACAATTCAACCGAAG AACGGACAACAACTGTCAATGGAAATGACATCATTTACAAATGGCCAGGTCAACAACATTATCAATGGAAACGATGGTTCCCTTACAAGTTCTGCTGGATTCAACGGATCCAAAGCCGATATCACACAATCATCGATGGATTGA
- the LOC123262591 gene encoding interference hedgehog-like isoform X3 produces MGQLTFEVIGIFTIFLLSLDFNVSAYRQESGMWFTWHPQPLEAPLYDEVDFECSLNLEADKFAWRHRALNSKHWGPLIPMPNSGGKTSKFVVNFDNESKAGDYRCIAFYGTSGLASEPGRLKLAKIDKFTDKDDIEIRVPVGNTVPITCPVPFSSPEAIVQFYKNKILLKNVNLIGDKTMIIENAQLSDSGNYDCTAENYIVTENYRSNYQTKLQVYTEKKNINPFFIKQPQTEYKVLKNSNVTLECFGAGYPVPKLSWSRLAGSLPQSFQYKPSGLSITNVQPSDRGEYHCVWANDNYNIKTSIILEVVEPPRVVKGPKTSTFSEGGYLELFCNVTGVPEPTIEWLINGETLESSSTIEIRGPKLIIDPVEKRHAGIIQCVASNEYGSHSGYNFSKVNPKQHMSGSNMNSHQGSHGASGNVHKHNKGGSRRKNKENHRKGTELVPPNPPEVTRLSDVSVMVRWTVPEETGLPIQFFKVQYRELGPKANSKQSKWSTANMEIPNHIRSFEVTDLVPERTYRFRIAAVYSNNDNQPSENSERFYLNRMSGFETHKMPIPLLTNTEALGPDRVLLIWQNPEKIVDIDGFYVYHRASTSAGDYIKTTVEGKNSTNITISHLQPDTNYEFKIQSFSVDAASEFSKIIRQKTLKAAPEQPPIQQILPDGGPQSTRNRHNGTLYAIIGGTLGGVILLGALSAIVVIYKKSRIKQNRESSQNEGKSIANGLVMNGSVTDSKINITSNPLAVLDTSDSTIQPKNGQQLSMEMTSFTNGQVNNIINGNDGSLTSSAGFNGSKADITQSSMD; encoded by the exons ATGGGACAATTAACATTCGAAGTTATTGGTATTTTCACAATATTTCTACTATCCTTGGATTTCAATGTATCcg CTTATCGACAAGAATCTGGAATGTGGTTTACTTGGCACCCTCAGCCTTTAGAAGCTCCTCTCTATGACGAAGTAGACTTTGAATGCAGTTTAAACTTAGAAGCTGATAAATTTGCTTGGCGTCATCGTGCGCTGAATTCCAAACATTGGGGTCCTCTTATACCAATGCCTAATAGCGGAGgtaaaacttcaaaatttgtCGTAAACTTTGATAATGAATCTAAAGCTGGAGATTACAGATGTATTGCATTTTACG GCACAAGTGGTCTTGCATCTGAACCAGGTAGATTAAAACTTGCAAAGATTGATAAATTTACTGACAAGGATGATATTGAAATACGGGTTCCAGTTGGAAACACTGTTCCAATAACATGTCCGGTACCATTTTCGTCACCGGAAGCAATTGttcagttttataaaaataaaattttattaaaaaatgtgaatcTTATTGGTGATAAAACTATGATTATTGAAAATGCTCAGCTTTCAGATTCCGGAAATTATGATTGTACTGctgaaaattatattgttaCGGAAAACTACCGAAGCAATTATCAAACAAAATTACAagtttacacagaaaaaaagaatattaatCCGTTCTTTATTAAACAGCCACAAACAGAatataaagtattaaaaaacagtaatgTAACCTTAGAATGTTTTGGTGCGGGTTATCCTGTACCAAAATTATCATGGTCAAGACTCGCAGGATCTTTACCTCAGTCTTTTCAATACAAACCTTCAGGATTAAGTATTACAAATGTACAGCCTTCAGATAGAGGAGAGTATCATTGCGTTTGggcaaatgataattataatataaaaacttcGATAATTTTAGAAGTTGTTGAACCTCCAAGAGTTGTTAAAGGACCTAAAACGTCAACATTTTCTGAAGGTGGATATCTCGAGTTATTTTGCAATGTAACTGGTGTACCTGAACCGACAATTGAGTGGTTAATTAATGGCGAAACACTTGAATCAAGTTCCACAATAGAAATTAGAGGTCCCAAACTAATTATAGATCCAGTAGAAAAAAGACACGCAGGAATTATTCAATGCGTAGCTAGTAATGAGTATGGTTCTCATTCAGgatacaatttttcaaaagtaaatCCTAAACAGCACATGAGTGGTAGTAACATGAATTCACATCAAGGATCACACGGAGCTTCGGGTAATGTTCATAAACACAATAAAGGTGGTAGTAGaagaaaaaacaaagaaaatcATCGTAAAGGAACTGAACTAGTTCCGCCAAACCCACCAGAAGTCACACGTCTCTCAGATGTTTCCGTAATGGTTCGGTGGACTGTACCTGAAGAAACCGGTCTTCCTATTCAATTCTTCAAGGTTCAATATCGAGAACTTGGACCGAAAGCAAATAGCAAGCAATCCAAGTGGAGCACTGCTAATATGGAAATTCCAAATCATATTAGATCATTTGAAGTGACAGACTTAGTACCAGAACGTACCTATCGATTTAGAATTGCTGCTGTATATTctaataatgataatcaaCCTAGTGAGAATTCGGaacgattttatttaaatcgtaTGTCAGGTTTCGAAACACATAAAATGCCCATTCCATTATTAACAAATACAGAAGCACTTGGACCAGACCGTGTACTTCTAATTTGGCAGAATCCTGAAAAAATAGTTGATATCGATGGCTTTTATGTTTATCATCGCGCTTCAACATCAGCTGGAGACTATATTAAAACTACTGTTGAAGGAAAAAATTCAACTAATATTACGATTTCTCATTTACAACCAGACAcaaattatgaatttaaaatacaaagtTTTTCTGTTGACGCTGCTTccgaattttcaaaaataattcgtCAAAAAACATTAAAAGCAGCTCCGGAACAACCTCCAATACAACAAATTTTACCCGATGGCGGACCACAAAGTACTAGAAACAGGCATAATGGTACTTTGTATGCAATTATCGGCGGTACATTAGGAGGAGTTATTCTTTTGGGTGCCTTGAGTGCAATTGtagtaatttacaaaaaaagtcgAATCAAACAAAATCGTGAATCTTCACAAAATGaag GCAAATCTATAGCGAATGGTTTAGTTATGAACGGTAGTGTGACAGATTCTAAGATAAACATCACATCGAATCCTCTTGCTGTTCTTGACACCTCGGATAGTACAATTCAACCGAAG AACGGACAACAACTGTCAATGGAAATGACATCATTTACAAATGGCCAGGTCAACAACATTATCAATGGAAACGATGGTTCCCTTACAAGTTCTGCTGGATTCAACGGATCCAAAGCCGATATCACACAATCATCGATGGATTGA
- the LOC123262591 gene encoding interference hedgehog-like isoform X5: MCWTPRRQEASSRNTKRIKMGQLTFEVIGIFTIFLLSLDFNVSAYRQESGMWFTWHPQPLEAPLYDEVDFECSLNLEADKFAWRHRALNSKHWGPLIPMPNSGGKTSKFVVNFDNESKAGDYRCIAFYGTSGLASEPGRLKLAKIDKFTDKDDIEIRVPVGNTVPITCPVPFSSPEAIVQFYKNKILLKNVNLIGDKTMIIENAQLSDSGNYDCTAENYIVTENYRSNYQTKLQVYTEKKNINPFFIKQPQTEYKVLKNSNVTLECFGAGYPVPKLSWSRLAGSLPQSFQYKPSGLSITNVQPSDRGEYHCVWANDNYNIKTSIILEVVEPPRVVKGPKTSTFSEGGYLELFCNVTGVPEPTIEWLINGETLESSSTIEIRGPKLIIDPVEKRHAGIIQCVASNEYGSHSGYNFSKVNPKQHMSGSNMNSHQGSHGASGNVHKHNKGGSRRKNKENHRKGTELVPPNPPEVTRLSDVSVMVRWTVPEETGLPIQFFKVQYRELGPKANSKQSKWSTANMEIPNHIRSFEVTDLVPERTYRFRIAAVYSNNDNQPSENSERFYLNRMSGFETHKMPIPLLTNTEALGPDRVLLIWQNPEKIVDIDGFYVYHRASTSAGDYIKTTVEGKNSTNITISHLQPDTNYEFKIQSFSVDAASEFSKIIRQKTLKAAPEQPPIQQILPDGGPQSTRNRHNGTLYAIIGGTLGGVILLGALSAIVVIYKKSRIKQNRESSQNEGKSIANGLVMNGSVTDSKINITSNPLAVLDTSDSTIQPKI, translated from the exons ATGTGTTGGACGCCAAGACGCCAAGAAGCATCGTCGCGAAATACAA aacgTATCAAGATGGGACAATTAACATTCGAAGTTATTGGTATTTTCACAATATTTCTACTATCCTTGGATTTCAATGTATCcg CTTATCGACAAGAATCTGGAATGTGGTTTACTTGGCACCCTCAGCCTTTAGAAGCTCCTCTCTATGACGAAGTAGACTTTGAATGCAGTTTAAACTTAGAAGCTGATAAATTTGCTTGGCGTCATCGTGCGCTGAATTCCAAACATTGGGGTCCTCTTATACCAATGCCTAATAGCGGAGgtaaaacttcaaaatttgtCGTAAACTTTGATAATGAATCTAAAGCTGGAGATTACAGATGTATTGCATTTTACG GCACAAGTGGTCTTGCATCTGAACCAGGTAGATTAAAACTTGCAAAGATTGATAAATTTACTGACAAGGATGATATTGAAATACGGGTTCCAGTTGGAAACACTGTTCCAATAACATGTCCGGTACCATTTTCGTCACCGGAAGCAATTGttcagttttataaaaataaaattttattaaaaaatgtgaatcTTATTGGTGATAAAACTATGATTATTGAAAATGCTCAGCTTTCAGATTCCGGAAATTATGATTGTACTGctgaaaattatattgttaCGGAAAACTACCGAAGCAATTATCAAACAAAATTACAagtttacacagaaaaaaagaatattaatCCGTTCTTTATTAAACAGCCACAAACAGAatataaagtattaaaaaacagtaatgTAACCTTAGAATGTTTTGGTGCGGGTTATCCTGTACCAAAATTATCATGGTCAAGACTCGCAGGATCTTTACCTCAGTCTTTTCAATACAAACCTTCAGGATTAAGTATTACAAATGTACAGCCTTCAGATAGAGGAGAGTATCATTGCGTTTGggcaaatgataattataatataaaaacttcGATAATTTTAGAAGTTGTTGAACCTCCAAGAGTTGTTAAAGGACCTAAAACGTCAACATTTTCTGAAGGTGGATATCTCGAGTTATTTTGCAATGTAACTGGTGTACCTGAACCGACAATTGAGTGGTTAATTAATGGCGAAACACTTGAATCAAGTTCCACAATAGAAATTAGAGGTCCCAAACTAATTATAGATCCAGTAGAAAAAAGACACGCAGGAATTATTCAATGCGTAGCTAGTAATGAGTATGGTTCTCATTCAGgatacaatttttcaaaagtaaatCCTAAACAGCACATGAGTGGTAGTAACATGAATTCACATCAAGGATCACACGGAGCTTCGGGTAATGTTCATAAACACAATAAAGGTGGTAGTAGaagaaaaaacaaagaaaatcATCGTAAAGGAACTGAACTAGTTCCGCCAAACCCACCAGAAGTCACACGTCTCTCAGATGTTTCCGTAATGGTTCGGTGGACTGTACCTGAAGAAACCGGTCTTCCTATTCAATTCTTCAAGGTTCAATATCGAGAACTTGGACCGAAAGCAAATAGCAAGCAATCCAAGTGGAGCACTGCTAATATGGAAATTCCAAATCATATTAGATCATTTGAAGTGACAGACTTAGTACCAGAACGTACCTATCGATTTAGAATTGCTGCTGTATATTctaataatgataatcaaCCTAGTGAGAATTCGGaacgattttatttaaatcgtaTGTCAGGTTTCGAAACACATAAAATGCCCATTCCATTATTAACAAATACAGAAGCACTTGGACCAGACCGTGTACTTCTAATTTGGCAGAATCCTGAAAAAATAGTTGATATCGATGGCTTTTATGTTTATCATCGCGCTTCAACATCAGCTGGAGACTATATTAAAACTACTGTTGAAGGAAAAAATTCAACTAATATTACGATTTCTCATTTACAACCAGACAcaaattatgaatttaaaatacaaagtTTTTCTGTTGACGCTGCTTccgaattttcaaaaataattcgtCAAAAAACATTAAAAGCAGCTCCGGAACAACCTCCAATACAACAAATTTTACCCGATGGCGGACCACAAAGTACTAGAAACAGGCATAATGGTACTTTGTATGCAATTATCGGCGGTACATTAGGAGGAGTTATTCTTTTGGGTGCCTTGAGTGCAATTGtagtaatttacaaaaaaagtcgAATCAAACAAAATCGTGAATCTTCACAAAATGaag GCAAATCTATAGCGAATGGTTTAGTTATGAACGGTAGTGTGACAGATTCTAAGATAAACATCACATCGAATCCTCTTGCTGTTCTTGACACCTCGGATAGTACAATTCAACCGAAG ATCTGA